In the genome of Streptomyces aquilus, the window GCGCGTGGCGGACCATGATGTCGGCCACCTCGCGCAGCGACGGACGCGAGATGTCCTCCGTACGCCCCTCGAACGCCGCGACCAGGTCCGCGAACAGCCACGGCCGCCCCAGGCACCCGCGCCCCACGACCACCCCGTCGCAGCCGGTCTCGCGCACCATCCGCAGCGCGTCCTCCGCCGACCAGATGTCGCCGTTGCCGAGGACCGGGATCTCCGGCACATGCTCCTTGAGGCGCGCGATGGCGTCCCAGTCGGCCGTACCGCCGTAGTGCTGCGCCGCCGTACGCCCGTGCAGCGCGATCGCCGTCACGCCCTCCTCGACCGCGATCCGCCCGGCGTCGAGGTACGTGATGTGGTCGTCGTCGATGCCCTTGCGCATCTTCATCGTGACCGGCAGATCACCCGCCCCCGACACGGCCTCACGCAGGATCGCCCGCAGCAGCGGCCGCTTGTACGGCAACGCCGACCCACCGCCCTTGCGCGTCACCTTCGGCACCGGGCACCCGAAGTTCAGGTCGATGTGATCGGCGAGCCCCTCCTCCGCGATCATGCGGACGGCCTTGCCGACGGTGGCCGGGTCGACGCCGTACAGCTGGATGGAGCGCGGCTTCTCGCTCTCGTCGAAGTGGACCAGCTGCATGGTCTTCTCGTTGCGCTCGACCAGCGCCCGCGTCGTGATCATCTCGCTCACGAACAGCCCCTTGCCCCCGCTGAACTCCCGGCACAGGGTGCGGAAGGGCGCGTTGGTGATCCCGGCCATGGGTGCCAGGACGACGGGCGGCTGAACGGTGTGCGGCCCGATCTGGAGGGGCGCGGTGGTCGTGGACATTCCCCCATTGTCGCGTACGGCGACCAGTGCCCCGCGGCGGAGCCCGACTGGAGCCCCGCCCGACTCCCACTCGATTCCCGCTCGATTCCCACTCGATCATGTAATGACCATTAGTTAGACGCACTATTGAAATCGGCGTACGCTGGTCCCCATGCCCGAGCTCAGCCATCGCCGGCGCCTCCTCGTCCTCGCGATCTGCTGCATGAGCCTGCTGATCGTGAGCCTCGACAACACGGTGCTGAACGTCGCCCTGCCGTCCATGCAGCACGACCTCGACGCCACCACGTCCGGGCTGCAGTGGACGATCGACGCCTACACGCTCGTCCTGGCCTCGCTGCTGATGCTGGCCGGGTCGACGGCCGACCGGATCGGCCGCAGGCGGGTCTTCATGGCGGGCCTGGTCGTCTTCACGGCCGGCTCGGTGCTGTGCTCCCTCGCCCCGAACCTGGAGGCGCTCGTCGCCTTCCGCATGGTGCAGGCGGTCGGCGGCTCGATGCTCAACCCGGTCGCGATGTCGATCATCACCAACACCTTCACGGACCCGCGCGAGCGCGCCCGCGCGATCGGCGCGTGGGGCGCGGTGGTCGGCATCTCGATGGCCGCCGGACCACTGGTCGGCGGCCTGCTCGTGGACTCGGTCGGCTGGCGCTCGATCTTCTGGATCAACCTCCCGGTCGGCCTCGCCGCCCTCCTGCTCACCCTCCGCTACGTCCCCGAGTCCCGCGCCCCCAAGGCCAAGCGCCCCGACCCGCTGGGCCAGTTCCTGGTGATCGTGCTGTTCGGCTCGCTGACGTACGCGATCATCGAGGCCCCGAACGCCGGGTTCGCCTCGACGCTGCCGTACGCCGCGCTGGCGCTGGCCGCGCTGCTGGGCATCCTCTGGTACGAGCCGCGGCGCGAGGAGCCCCTCATCGACCTGCGGTTCTTCCGGTCGGTGCCGTTCAGCGGGGCGACGGTGATCGCGATCAGCGCGTTCGCGGCGCTGGGCGGCTTCCTGTTCCTGTCGACGCTGTATCTGCAGAACGTCCGGGGGCTGGACGCGCTGCACGCGGGGCTGTGGATGCTGCCGATGGCGGTGCCGACGTTCCTGTGCGCGCCGATGTCCGGGCGGCTGGTCGGCACCCGGGGGCCGCGCGTGCCGCTGCTGATCGCCGGGTTCGCGATGACGGCGAGCGGGGTGATGTTCGCGGCCTTCGACGCGGAGACCTCGAACGTCACGCTCTTCATCGGATACGTCCTGTTCGGCCTCGGCTTCGGGTTCGTGAACGCGCCGATCACCAACACGGCGGTGTCCGGGATGCCCCGCGCGCAGGCGGGGGTGGCGGCGGCGGTCGCCTCCACGAGCCGGCAGTTGGGGCAGACGCTGGGAGTCGCGGTCATCGGTGCGGTGCTGGCGGCGGGGGTGGGGGCATCGTCCTACAAGGAGACGTTCGTGGCTGCCGCCGGGCCGGGGTGGTGGATTCTCGCCGGGTGCGGGTTCGCGGTGCTGGTGCTGGGTGCGCTGAGCAGCGGGGTGCGGGCCCGGCGCAGTGCGGAGCGGGTGGCTGAGCGGTTGTCCGCTGCCGAGGTGCGGGAGGCCGCGGGGGTCTCCGCCTAGGCGGAGCGGGGGGTCCGTTCCAGGGCGATCGCGTGCAGCCGTTCCAACCGCTCCTCGGACTCCTCGTCCGCCGGCACGTACGTCACGATGCGCGGCCCCGCCTCCGGCCCCAGCCACATGTCGGTGTGATCGACCGCGACCCGGCCCACGTACCGGTTCAGGAACTCCTTGCGCTTGCCGCGATGGGCGCCCACCTCATGCCGGTCCCAGGCCTCGCGGAACTCGGGGGACTCGGTGCGCAGACGCTGGAGGAGCATCTTCCAGGCGGGCTCTCCGAGGTGCCCGGCCATGGTGGCGCGGAAGCGGGCGGCCATGAGGCGCTGGGTCTGGTCCAGGTGCACGATCGAGGACCGCCACGGCTCGTGCGTGTAGGAGAGGATCAGGCAGTTGCGGTCCTCCGCGGGCACCGCGTCGAGGTCGCAGAGCAGCAGCCCGTACGTGCGGTTGTAGGCGAGGATGTCGTACCGGCTGTTCTGCACGCACGCCGGAATGGGCTCCAGCTGCTCCAGGACGCGTTGGATCGCGGGCGTGATGGACGGGCAGGTGGTGGCCGGCGTCGGATCGACCGCGCCGGCGAGCTGGAAGAGATGGGCCCGCTCGTTGGGGTCGAGCAGCAGCGTGCGGGCCAGCGCGTCCAGGACCTGCACCGAGACCTGGATGTCCCGGGCCTGCTCCAGCCACGTGTACCAGGTGACGCCGACCGCGGAGAGGTGCGCGACCTCCTCGCGCCGCAGCCCGGGCGTACGGCGCCGGCGCCCTCGGGGCAGGCCGACCTGCTCGGGGCTGATGTGCTCACGCCGGTGCCGCAGGAACGCGGCGAGCTCATGCCGCCGCACCTCCGCGGCACCCGTCGCGCCGGAGCTCGCGGGGGCCGTCGCCGTCACCTCGGCCATCGTCGTCATACCTCCAGCGTGCCGCCCGGCGGACCCTGTTTCCAGGTACTCCTTCTACCAGGATAAGGAGACTCTGGTACCAGTCTCAGGCGCGGCGGACGCTGGACTGCGTGACCACCGAAACCATCACCTCACGTCACCTCCGCACCTCCGACGCCCCACCCGTGCTCGGCGCCCTCGGTCTCTTCACGGTGCTGCTCGGCGCGGCACTGCCCCTCATCGACTTCTTCATCGTCAACGTCGCCCTGCCCACCATCGGCCGGGACCTCTCGGCGAGCGAGTCGGTCCTCGAACTCGTCGTGTCCGGTTACGGGTTGGCGTACGCCGTGCTGCTCGTCCTGGGCGGCCGGCTCGGCGATCTCTTCGGCCGGCGCCGGCTCTTCCTCGGCGGCATGGCGGCGTTCGGCCTGACCTCGCTGGCCTGCGGGCTCGCACCGACCGCGTGGACACTGGTCGCGGCCCGGGTCGCGCAGGGCGCCGCTTCGGCCGCGATGCTGCCGCAGGTGCTGGCCACCATCCAGGCGGCGACGAGCGGCCAGCGCCGCGCGAAGGCCATGGGGCTGTACGGCGCCACGGCGGGCCTGTCCATGGTGGCCGGCCAGATCCTCGGCGGGGTGCTGGTCGCCGCCGACATCGCGGGCACCGGCTGGCGCTCGGTCTTCCTCGTGAACGTCCCGGTCGTCGTCCTCGGCCTGGTCCTCGCCGCCCGTGCCGTACCGGAGACCCGCTCCCAGCGCCCCGAGCCGGTGGACGGCCCCGGCACGGTCCTGCTGGGCGTCTCCCTGCTCACCCTGCTGGCCCCGCTGACCGAGGGGCGGGCGGCGGGCTGGCCGCTGTGGACGTGGCTGTCGCTGGCGGCGTTCCCGTTCGCGGCGGCGGCGTTCTGGGCGGTGGAGCGCGGGGCGGACCGGCGCGGCCGTACGCCCCTGGTCCCGCCGAGCCTGTTCCGGCTGGTGTCGCTGCGGCGCGGGCTCGTGATGATCGTGCCGTTCTCGATCGGGTTCAGCGGCTTCATGTTCGTGATCGCGGTGGCGTTGCAGCGCGGCGCCGGACTGGGGCCGGTCAGGGCCGGGCTCGCCCTCGCGCCGATGGCGGTGGTGTTCTTCTTCACCTCGCTCGCGGGCCCGCGGCTGGTCGCGAAGTACGGCACGCGGGTCGTCACCGCCGGTGCGGCGATCCAGGCGGTGGGCGTGGCACTGATGGCCCTCGCGGCCTGGCGCTCCTGGCCGGACCTCGGT includes:
- the dusB gene encoding tRNA dihydrouridine synthase DusB, which codes for MSTTTAPLQIGPHTVQPPVVLAPMAGITNAPFRTLCREFSGGKGLFVSEMITTRALVERNEKTMQLVHFDESEKPRSIQLYGVDPATVGKAVRMIAEEGLADHIDLNFGCPVPKVTRKGGGSALPYKRPLLRAILREAVSGAGDLPVTMKMRKGIDDDHITYLDAGRIAVEEGVTAIALHGRTAAQHYGGTADWDAIARLKEHVPEIPVLGNGDIWSAEDALRMVRETGCDGVVVGRGCLGRPWLFADLVAAFEGRTEDISRPSLREVADIMVRHARLLGEWIGDESKGVVDFRKHVAWYLKGFAVGSEMRKRLAITSSLEELRSGLDELDLDQAWPAGADGPRGRTSGNNRVVLPDGWLKDPYDCAGVSEDAELDTSGG
- a CDS encoding MFS transporter, which gives rise to MPELSHRRRLLVLAICCMSLLIVSLDNTVLNVALPSMQHDLDATTSGLQWTIDAYTLVLASLLMLAGSTADRIGRRRVFMAGLVVFTAGSVLCSLAPNLEALVAFRMVQAVGGSMLNPVAMSIITNTFTDPRERARAIGAWGAVVGISMAAGPLVGGLLVDSVGWRSIFWINLPVGLAALLLTLRYVPESRAPKAKRPDPLGQFLVIVLFGSLTYAIIEAPNAGFASTLPYAALALAALLGILWYEPRREEPLIDLRFFRSVPFSGATVIAISAFAALGGFLFLSTLYLQNVRGLDALHAGLWMLPMAVPTFLCAPMSGRLVGTRGPRVPLLIAGFAMTASGVMFAAFDAETSNVTLFIGYVLFGLGFGFVNAPITNTAVSGMPRAQAGVAAAVASTSRQLGQTLGVAVIGAVLAAGVGASSYKETFVAAAGPGWWILAGCGFAVLVLGALSSGVRARRSAERVAERLSAAEVREAAGVSA
- a CDS encoding helix-turn-helix transcriptional regulator, coding for MTTMAEVTATAPASSGATGAAEVRRHELAAFLRHRREHISPEQVGLPRGRRRRTPGLRREEVAHLSAVGVTWYTWLEQARDIQVSVQVLDALARTLLLDPNERAHLFQLAGAVDPTPATTCPSITPAIQRVLEQLEPIPACVQNSRYDILAYNRTYGLLLCDLDAVPAEDRNCLILSYTHEPWRSSIVHLDQTQRLMAARFRATMAGHLGEPAWKMLLQRLRTESPEFREAWDRHEVGAHRGKRKEFLNRYVGRVAVDHTDMWLGPEAGPRIVTYVPADEESEERLERLHAIALERTPRSA
- a CDS encoding MFS transporter is translated as MTTETITSRHLRTSDAPPVLGALGLFTVLLGAALPLIDFFIVNVALPTIGRDLSASESVLELVVSGYGLAYAVLLVLGGRLGDLFGRRRLFLGGMAAFGLTSLACGLAPTAWTLVAARVAQGAASAAMLPQVLATIQAATSGQRRAKAMGLYGATAGLSMVAGQILGGVLVAADIAGTGWRSVFLVNVPVVVLGLVLAARAVPETRSQRPEPVDGPGTVLLGVSLLTLLAPLTEGRAAGWPLWTWLSLAAFPFAAAAFWAVERGADRRGRTPLVPPSLFRLVSLRRGLVMIVPFSIGFSGFMFVIAVALQRGAGLGPVRAGLALAPMAVVFFFTSLAGPRLVAKYGTRVVTAGAAIQAVGVALMALAAWRSWPDLGLVELLPGAAIAGAGQALQLPVIFRIVLSEVPQSRAGVGSGVMITTQQSSLALGVATLGTLFLSLIPTLGMRDALITTLLAQLAGVALTGLLSLRLPRTIG